Sequence from the Thermocaproicibacter melissae genome:
CTTCGCCATTGCGAAGAAAATCATGAAAACCGCTGAGGCTTACGGAATCGACAAAAAAGACCTCATTGTGGATACACTTGTCATGACAATCAGCGCGGGGCAGCAAAACGCGGCTGTTACGCTGGAGGCGCTGCGCATGGTGCGCGAACGTCTCGGCCTTTGCACATCGCTCGGCGTTTCCAACGTATCGTTCGGTTTGCCGCACCGGGAGCACCTCAACGCGGCGTTCTTCACCATGGCCCTCCAGAACGGACTGAACGCGGCAATTATCAACCCGAATTCCACCGCGATGCTCAACGCCTATTACGCATTCTGCGCATTGAACGGGACAGACGCGCAGTGCATGGACTACATCGGGCACTTCAGTCAGCAGGAAGCCGCAGCCAAGCCGGATTCCGGAACGCAGGTTTCTCTGCCTGAGGCGATTTACCGCGGCCTCAAGGACAGCGCGAAAACGGCAGCGTCCGCACTTCTGGCAGAAAAGGAGCCGCTCGACATCATCAACACGGAAATGATTCCCGCCTTGGACCGGGTTGGCGTGGATTTTGAAAAAGGAACGCTGTTTCTCCCCCAGCTTCTGATGAGTGCGGAAGCCGCAAAGGCGGCATTCGAGGTTCTTCGCGCGAAGATGCGTGAAAAAGGAGAAACGGCAAAAAAGGGGAAAATCATTCTTGCAACCGTCAAGGGCGATATTCACGACATCGGCAAAAATATTGTGAAGGTCTTGCTGGAAAACTACAGCTTTGACGTTATCGACCTTGGCAGGGACGTTCCGCCGGAGACAATTGTGGAAACGGCGCGGGCGCAGAATGTGAAGCTGGTCGGTTTGAGCGCCCTCATGACAACGACCGTTGTGAATATGGAAGAAACCATCCGCCAGCTGCACGCGGCTTTGCCGGACTGCAAGGTCATGGTGGGCGGTGCTGTGCTTACGCCCGAATACGCCAAGAAAATCCACGCGGATTTTTATTCAAAAGACGCCATGGGTTCCGTGCGTTTTGCCCAGAAGGTTTTTGAGCAACAGCCTTGAGATGATTCCGCCATAGCATAAAAGGAAGACCCGCATGAAATATCATGCGGGTCTTTGCGTTTTTCCGTTAACGGAATTGTCTGTAAATCATTTGCTTTAATTTTGGATTGATGACTTCTTCGGTGACCTCTTTCCCTATCGTGGAAACAGATTGTCCCCTCTATGTCCCCTTTTATTTAATTTTTGTTTACTTTTTGTTAATTTTATTGCATTTCCTGCTTACGTTTTGTTAACAAGAAAACGAGCCTAAAAATACGAAAAACCCGCATGAATACTGAACTTTTCAGCACTCATACGGGTTTTTGTTTTGGTCCGAGTGGCGGGACTTGAACCCACGGCCTCTTGACCCCCAGTCAAGCGCGCTACCAGCTGCGCCACACCCGGAAACAACTTTAATAGTATATCATGTTCTGCTGCATCTTGCAAGAGATGACTGCAAATTTTCGCTTTTCCTGCTCCCTTACGAATGACGAAAAAATTTCTCTTTTCCAAAAAATCCTGGGTATGATTTATCCCTGCAAATATGGTTCCCTGTCAATTCCTTCTGCATATTATGAAGATGAAATTAAGATTTTTCACCGCAAAAAGAAAGGAGATTATCATGCAAACATCTGCCGATGCTCTCTCGCGTGCCGGTGTTTCCAGAAAGGACTGCACTTCAAATCCCACTCCTTTCCCGAAGAAGACTCCGGTCGCGATGGCTTATATCCCATTTCAGCAGTTTGGCGAACTCTATCCACCTGAAAAAGGATACCAAAGAGGAACAATTTTCCCCGACCTTGATAAACCGTGGGGAGGCATGATGAAATGACAGAACGGGAAAAGCTTTTGAATCAGCTTGGTGCAGTGCGCTTTGCTATGCTGGACCTACACCTTTACCTCGATTCACACCCGGGAGATTGCAACGCTGCATCGAAACTAGAAGAATACCGCAAAATGGCAGCCGCGCTCGTAGCAAAATACGAATCGGCATACG
This genomic interval carries:
- a CDS encoding spore coat associated protein CotJA, which produces MQTSADALSRAGVSRKDCTSNPTPFPKKTPVAMAYIPFQQFGELYPPEKGYQRGTIFPDLDKPWGGMMK
- a CDS encoding spore coat protein CotJB, translated to MTEREKLLNQLGAVRFAMLDLHLYLDSHPGDCNAASKLEEYRKMAAALVAKYESAYGPLNQSQQYTSRWAWISEPWPWD